A window of Candidatus Neomarinimicrobiota bacterium genomic DNA:
CCGCTGGATTCTCCATAGCCAGAACCTTGGAAGCCAATCGCCGCGGGCTGGAGCAGGCCCTGGCGAATGTGGAGACCGGCCAGAATGTACTGAGCATTGCTGAAAGTGGCTTTCTGGCCATCGGCGACCTGCTGCAGACCATTCGCGAAAAGGCGCTGCAGGCAGCGGACGACACCTTCACCACCACGGAGCGTACCGCAATTCAGGGGCAGATCGATTCCCTCGTGGATGAAATTGACGCGATCGTGGATGACACCACCTTCCTGGATACCAAACTCATTGACGGCAGCTTTACAAGCAAGGTCATTCAGACGGGCGCCAGTGCTGGTGATGTTCTCACGATCTCACTGCTGAGCGCCGACTCGGCGGCCTTGTCGATCACAGCCTTGTCCGTCTCCGATGCTAGCGCCGCGTCAGCCGCTATCGCTACGCTGGACACCGCCATCGAGACCTTGAATACCCGGGCACAGGACGCAGGGGAATTCACCATCCGCCTGGAGTCGCGGGCAGACCAGCTGAGCGTGACCATCACGAATATTGAGGGGGCCCGCAGCCGTATTGAAGATACCGACTTCGCCAAGGAGCAGCTCAAGCTCATCCAGGCGCAAATTATTCAGCAGACGGCCCTGGCGGCACTGGTTCAGGCCAACCTGGCGCCACAACT
This region includes:
- a CDS encoding flagellin is translated as MSLTRIRFNLAAQQALNSLNEINKAVTEGLLRLSTGRRINSVGDDPAGFSIARTLEANRRGLEQALANVETGQNVLSIAESGFLAIGDLLQTIREKALQAADDTFTTTERTAIQGQIDSLVDEIDAIVDDTTFLDTKLIDGSFTSKVIQTGASAGDVLTISLLSADSAALSITALSVSDASAASAAIATLDTAIETLNTRAQDAGEFTIRLESRADQLSVTITNIEGARSRIEDTDFAKEQLKLIQAQIIQQTALAALVQANLAPQLVLSLF